The Populus nigra chromosome 14, ddPopNigr1.1, whole genome shotgun sequence genome has a segment encoding these proteins:
- the LOC133672562 gene encoding uncharacterized protein LOC133672562, translating into MPGMKMRTIAASITYKFLRPKQLKRPWRTATWQRASKLAVIIPAVGGATTSPRAKIRESTARASRRRGVSSLPRRQLPSNNHIELYQVQLPRLQMEGISADGVVFSHSELLRMNAGERALRYNKESCCVCA; encoded by the exons ATGCCGGGAATGAAGATGAGGACCATCGCTG CATCGATAACATACAAGTTCTTGCGTCCTAAACAACTAAAACGTCCATGGAGGACTGCAACATGGCAACGCGCAAGCAAATTAGCAGTGATTATTCCTGCGGTGGGTGGGGCAACGACCTCCCCGCGGGCGAAGATAAGGGAAAGCACTGCAAGAGCAAGTCGTCGCCGGGGTGTGTCATCCTTACCGAGGAGACAGCTGCCGAGCAACAACCACATAGAGCTTTACCAGGTTCAGCTACCAAGGCTGCAG atggAAGGCATCAGCGCAGATGGTGTTGTGTTTAG TCACTCGGAACTCCTAAGGATGAATGCTGGGGAGAGAGCACTACGTTACAATAAAGAGTCATGTTGTGTTTGTGCATGA